The Castor canadensis chromosome X, mCasCan1.hap1v2, whole genome shotgun sequence genome includes a region encoding these proteins:
- the Ids gene encoding iduronate 2-sulfatase isoform X3, which translates to MPPPGWLLLWLSLVLCSVCAALETAAQANSATDTLNVLLIIVDDLRPSLGCYGEKLVKSPNIDQLASHSLLFQNAFSQQAVCAPSRVSFLTGRRPDTTRLYDFNSYWRVHAGNFSTIPQYFKENGYMTMSVGKVFHPGISSNHSDDSPYSWSFPPYHPSSEKYENTKTCRGQDGELHANLLCPVDVTDVPEGTLPDKQSTEEAIRLLGKMETLTSPFFLAVGYHKPHIPFRYPKEFQKLYPLENITLAPDPHVPDGLPPVAYNPWMDIRRREDVQALNISVPYGPIPVDFQRKIRQSYFASVSYLDSEVGRLLSALDDLHLANRTIIAFTSDHGWALGEHGEWAKYSNFDVTTRVPLMFYVPGRTALLPEPGKKLFPYRDPFDPASESMDPGRQVVDLVELVSLFPTLTGLAGLRVPPRCPIPSFHVEVCREGQNLLKHFRFHDLEEDPYLDGNPRESIAYSQYPRPADSPQWNSDKPSLKDIKIMGYSIRTIDYRYTVWVGFNPNEFLANFSDIHAGELYFVDSDPLQDHNVYNDSQHGGFPQSLMP; encoded by the exons ATGCCGCCGCCGGGTTGGCTCCTCCTCTGGCTTAGCCTGGTCCTGTGCTCCGTCTGCGCAGCCTTAGAAACCGCAGCTCAGGCCAACTCCGCCACAG ATACTCTGAACGTTCTTCTCATAATCGTGGATGACCTGCGCCCCTCCCTGGGCTGTTATGGGGAAAAGCTAGTGAAATCCCCAAACATCGACCAGCTGGCATCCCACAGCCTCCTCTTCCAGAATGCCTTTTCCCAG CAAGCAGTGTGTGCCCCGAGTCGTGTGTCCTTCCTCACTGGACGGAGGCCTGACACTACTCGCCTGTATGACTTCAACTCCTATTGGAGGGTGCATGCGGGAAACTTCTCCACTATCCCCCAGTACTTCAAGGAGAATGGCTACATGACCATGTCGGTTGGGAAAGTCTTTCACCCTG GTATATCTTCCAATCATAGTGATGACTCTCCGTATAGCTGGTCCTTTCCACCTTATCATCCCTCCTCCGAGAAGTATGAAAACACTAAG acaTGTAGAGGTCAAGATGGAGAACTTCATGCCAATCTGCTTTGCCCCGTGGATGTGACAGATGTGCCTGAGGGCACCTTGCCTGACAAACAGAGCACTGAAGAAGCCATACGATTATTGGGCAAGATGGAAACATTGACCAGTCCTTTCTTCCTTGCGGTTGGGTATCATAAGCCACACATCCCCTTTAGATACCCCAAG GAATTTCAGAAGCTGTATCCCTTGGAGAACATCACCCTGGCCCCTGATCCCCATGTTCCTGATGGCCTTCCCCCTGTGGCCTACAACCCCTGGATGGACATCAGGCGGCGGGAAGATGTCCAAGCATTAAACATCAGTGTTCCCTATGGCCCAATTCCGGTTGACTTTCAG CGGAAGATACGCCAGAGCTACTTTGCCTCTGTGTCCTATTTGGATTCAGAGGTCGGCCGCCTTTTGAGTGCTTTGGATGATCTTCACCTGGCCAACAGGACAATCATTGCATTTACCTCTGATCATG GGTGGGCCCTAGGTGAACATGGAGAATGGGCCAAATACAGCAATTTTGATGTCACTACCCGTGTGCCACTTATGTTCTATGTTCCTGGAAGGACGGCTTTACTTCCGGAACCAGGCAAGAAGCTCTTTCCTTACCGTGACCCTTTTGATCCTGCCTCAGAATCAATGGATCCAG GCAGGCAAGTTGTGGATCTTGTGGAACTTGTGTCTCTCTTCCCCACGCTCACTGGACTTGCAGGACTGCGAGTTCCTCCTCGTTGCCCCATTCCTTCATTTCATGTTGAGGTGTGCAGAGAAGGCCAGAACCTTCTGAAGCATTTTCGATTCCATGACTTGGAAGAGGATCCATACCTCGATGGTAATCCCCGTGAGTCAATTGCTTATAGTCAGTACCCCAGGCCTGCAGACTCCCCTCAATGGAATTCTGATAAGCCAAGTTTAAAAGATATAAAGATCATGGGCTATTCCATCCGCACCATAGACTATAGATACACTGTGTGGGTTGGCTTCAATCCTAATGAATTTCTGGCTAACTTTTCTGACATCCATGCGGGGGAACTATATTTTGTGGATTCTGATCCATTGCAGGATCACAATGTATATAATGACTCCCAACATGGAGGATTTCCCCAGTCATTAATGCCTTGA
- the Ids gene encoding iduronate 2-sulfatase isoform X4, whose translation MSGGPRTYMGKECWKRRLWNPTDTLNVLLIIVDDLRPSLGCYGEKLVKSPNIDQLASHSLLFQNAFSQQAVCAPSRVSFLTGRRPDTTRLYDFNSYWRVHAGNFSTIPQYFKENGYMTMSVGKVFHPGISSNHSDDSPYSWSFPPYHPSSEKYENTKTCRGQDGELHANLLCPVDVTDVPEGTLPDKQSTEEAIRLLGKMETLTSPFFLAVGYHKPHIPFRYPKEFQKLYPLENITLAPDPHVPDGLPPVAYNPWMDIRRREDVQALNISVPYGPIPVDFQRKIRQSYFASVSYLDSEVGRLLSALDDLHLANRTIIAFTSDHGWALGEHGEWAKYSNFDVTTRVPLMFYVPGRTALLPEPGKKLFPYRDPFDPASESMDPGRQVVDLVELVSLFPTLTGLAGLRVPPRCPIPSFHVEVCREGQNLLKHFRFHDLEEDPYLDGNPRESIAYSQYPRPADSPQWNSDKPSLKDIKIMGYSIRTIDYRYTVWVGFNPNEFLANFSDIHAGELYFVDSDPLQDHNVYNDSQHGGFPQSLMP comes from the exons ATACTCTGAACGTTCTTCTCATAATCGTGGATGACCTGCGCCCCTCCCTGGGCTGTTATGGGGAAAAGCTAGTGAAATCCCCAAACATCGACCAGCTGGCATCCCACAGCCTCCTCTTCCAGAATGCCTTTTCCCAG CAAGCAGTGTGTGCCCCGAGTCGTGTGTCCTTCCTCACTGGACGGAGGCCTGACACTACTCGCCTGTATGACTTCAACTCCTATTGGAGGGTGCATGCGGGAAACTTCTCCACTATCCCCCAGTACTTCAAGGAGAATGGCTACATGACCATGTCGGTTGGGAAAGTCTTTCACCCTG GTATATCTTCCAATCATAGTGATGACTCTCCGTATAGCTGGTCCTTTCCACCTTATCATCCCTCCTCCGAGAAGTATGAAAACACTAAG acaTGTAGAGGTCAAGATGGAGAACTTCATGCCAATCTGCTTTGCCCCGTGGATGTGACAGATGTGCCTGAGGGCACCTTGCCTGACAAACAGAGCACTGAAGAAGCCATACGATTATTGGGCAAGATGGAAACATTGACCAGTCCTTTCTTCCTTGCGGTTGGGTATCATAAGCCACACATCCCCTTTAGATACCCCAAG GAATTTCAGAAGCTGTATCCCTTGGAGAACATCACCCTGGCCCCTGATCCCCATGTTCCTGATGGCCTTCCCCCTGTGGCCTACAACCCCTGGATGGACATCAGGCGGCGGGAAGATGTCCAAGCATTAAACATCAGTGTTCCCTATGGCCCAATTCCGGTTGACTTTCAG CGGAAGATACGCCAGAGCTACTTTGCCTCTGTGTCCTATTTGGATTCAGAGGTCGGCCGCCTTTTGAGTGCTTTGGATGATCTTCACCTGGCCAACAGGACAATCATTGCATTTACCTCTGATCATG GGTGGGCCCTAGGTGAACATGGAGAATGGGCCAAATACAGCAATTTTGATGTCACTACCCGTGTGCCACTTATGTTCTATGTTCCTGGAAGGACGGCTTTACTTCCGGAACCAGGCAAGAAGCTCTTTCCTTACCGTGACCCTTTTGATCCTGCCTCAGAATCAATGGATCCAG GCAGGCAAGTTGTGGATCTTGTGGAACTTGTGTCTCTCTTCCCCACGCTCACTGGACTTGCAGGACTGCGAGTTCCTCCTCGTTGCCCCATTCCTTCATTTCATGTTGAGGTGTGCAGAGAAGGCCAGAACCTTCTGAAGCATTTTCGATTCCATGACTTGGAAGAGGATCCATACCTCGATGGTAATCCCCGTGAGTCAATTGCTTATAGTCAGTACCCCAGGCCTGCAGACTCCCCTCAATGGAATTCTGATAAGCCAAGTTTAAAAGATATAAAGATCATGGGCTATTCCATCCGCACCATAGACTATAGATACACTGTGTGGGTTGGCTTCAATCCTAATGAATTTCTGGCTAACTTTTCTGACATCCATGCGGGGGAACTATATTTTGTGGATTCTGATCCATTGCAGGATCACAATGTATATAATGACTCCCAACATGGAGGATTTCCCCAGTCATTAATGCCTTGA